A portion of the Paenibacillus marchantiae genome contains these proteins:
- a CDS encoding NAD(P)-dependent oxidoreductase, producing MKVSIFGATGAIGKTILWELMDRGHEVTAIVRDPSKIEMEHERLRVVQGDLLNPDQVADFTAGQEAVVSAYGPKFGAEEEMLEVTRSLIEGVRRGKAGRLVVVGGAGSLLTDSGEILMDTPGFPEEVKPLAKAHVDAYNLIEASDINWTYMSPAATITTGRRTGLFRVGMNRVITDDLGESSISVGDFAAALVDELDDPQFIQSRFTVGY from the coding sequence ATGAAAGTTTCCATTTTTGGAGCAACCGGAGCGATTGGGAAGACGATACTGTGGGAGTTAATGGACCGCGGACATGAGGTAACGGCGATTGTTCGTGATCCTTCGAAGATTGAGATGGAGCATGAGCGTTTGCGTGTGGTACAGGGGGATTTGCTAAACCCGGACCAGGTTGCCGATTTTACAGCAGGACAGGAAGCCGTTGTGAGTGCCTATGGACCGAAGTTTGGTGCGGAGGAAGAGATGTTGGAAGTTACACGTTCACTAATTGAGGGTGTTCGTCGTGGAAAAGCAGGACGTTTGGTTGTCGTGGGTGGAGCAGGAAGCTTGCTTACCGATTCTGGAGAAATACTGATGGACACACCAGGATTCCCTGAGGAAGTCAAACCATTGGCGAAGGCTCATGTCGATGCGTATAACCTGATTGAAGCATCGGATATTAACTGGACCTACATGAGTCCTGCGGCTACGATCACAACAGGAAGACGGACAGGCCTATTCCGGGTTGGTATGAATCGTGTGATTACCGATGATCTTGGAGAGAGTTCGATTTCCGTTGGTGATTTTGCAGCGGCATTGGTGGATGAGCTGGATGATCCGCAATTTATTCAATCCCGGTTTACAGTAGGTTATTAA